The Treponema medium genome has a window encoding:
- a CDS encoding exo-beta-N-acetylmuramidase NamZ family protein, with protein sequence MVLNGIDRICDFDSLFKGKKLGVITSLSGLSKDFIPSWKILAGRYTVRTLFAPEHGLYGCEDAGAVWEGENTSVSGIPLYSLYRQDGQDFKPAMLADIDTLVYDIQDAGVRFYTYISTLILAMRAASAQGKDFIILDRPNPLGGIKTEGNIVKKDFESFVGMYPLCIRYGLTAAELARMVHTEEQLRCPLHIVPMAQWRRDMLFTETGRVWIPPSPNLPHFDNTLAYPGTALFEGTDVSEGRGTANPFTLIGAPYIDAEQLADTMNAAKLRGVHFLPARFTPSASKYAGVPCYGVQLFITDYKAFEPVKTGVTLLFAVKTAYPNDFRFLPAPEATAADGNLSASIDRLGGDSLLRTASSAAEVCSIFEKEAEAFYRRIRPFFIYS encoded by the coding sequence ATGGTATTGAACGGAATAGATCGGATATGTGATTTCGATTCTCTTTTTAAAGGGAAAAAACTCGGTGTTATCACTTCGCTTTCCGGTCTTTCTAAAGATTTTATCCCTTCGTGGAAAATACTTGCAGGGCGATATACGGTACGCACCCTCTTTGCGCCTGAGCATGGGCTTTACGGCTGCGAAGACGCCGGCGCAGTGTGGGAAGGCGAAAACACATCCGTTTCCGGTATTCCGCTCTACAGCCTCTACCGGCAGGACGGGCAAGATTTTAAGCCTGCTATGCTGGCTGATATCGATACCTTGGTCTACGACATTCAGGATGCCGGCGTCCGATTTTATACCTATATTTCTACATTGATACTCGCAATGCGGGCTGCATCGGCACAGGGTAAGGATTTTATTATACTTGACCGACCTAACCCACTCGGCGGCATTAAAACAGAAGGCAACATCGTAAAAAAAGACTTTGAAAGTTTTGTCGGTATGTACCCGCTGTGTATCCGCTACGGTTTAACCGCCGCCGAACTTGCACGAATGGTACACACGGAGGAACAGCTGCGCTGCCCGCTGCACATTGTGCCGATGGCACAATGGCGCCGCGATATGCTTTTTACCGAAACCGGTCGCGTATGGATACCGCCCTCCCCCAACCTGCCGCACTTTGACAATACGCTCGCCTATCCGGGCACCGCGTTGTTTGAAGGTACTGATGTATCGGAAGGTAGAGGTACCGCAAACCCGTTTACCCTTATCGGCGCTCCGTATATCGATGCGGAACAACTTGCCGATACGATGAATGCTGCAAAGCTACGCGGCGTGCATTTTTTACCCGCCCGTTTTACCCCTTCCGCATCCAAGTATGCAGGTGTGCCGTGCTATGGCGTACAGCTTTTTATCACCGACTACAAAGCCTTCGAGCCGGTTAAAACGGGCGTAACGCTTTTGTTTGCCGTTAAAACCGCCTATCCCAATGATTTCCGATTTTTGCCCGCTCCGGAAGCAACCGCCGCGGACGGAAACCTTTCGGCATCGATAGACCGGCTCGGCGGAGACAGCCTATTGCGGACAGCCTCTTCCGCAGCCGAAGTGTGCAGCATATTTGAAAAAGAAGCGGAAGCTTTTTACCGGCGTATCAGACCGTTTTTTATCTACTCGTAG
- a CDS encoding glycoside hydrolase family 3 protein — translation MNSTILTEYIGQMFACGFPGTEMPEDFIALVKKYKVGNVILFKHNITSLAQLKTLCADIQTLITAETGHPAFITIDQEGGAVSRLAEDYYNVPGAMALAATGDEMNAYTAGKITGEILHAHGVNFDLSPVLDVNSNPHNPVIGVRSYGDDPTLVGRYGLQMVRGLTAGGVLSTAKHFPGHGDTSVDSHLTLPTVRKSRAELEEMEIAPFAQVIKTGLLPAVTISHILFPAIDKQFPATISKKIVTGLLKEKLGFSGLVISDCMEMKAMQTYFGTAESAAAAINAGIELIFISHTIPTACAAIETVTRACAEKQISVATIEQAAGKIIDLKKQFKPAQPLSEKTMEEYRKTIASLRRKTLTGYHLPESGFPNLGSKPFFTGPQPFIVTNASNDVDNSISFARSMQTAFGGVGIDTSIDPDEAEIARIVAQAESATGIAAASYNGHVKQGQLKLIQALARLHKPMIAVALRNPYDLGCLPDNVCGLAAYEYSNTVLSCITEMLKTNAKPEGHFSVAIPEIILKYL, via the coding sequence ATGAACAGCACAATATTAACCGAATATATCGGACAGATGTTTGCCTGCGGTTTTCCGGGAACGGAAATGCCGGAAGATTTTATCGCATTGGTAAAAAAATACAAGGTTGGCAATGTCATTCTCTTTAAGCATAACATTACAAGTCTCGCGCAGCTCAAGACGCTCTGTGCAGATATACAAACCTTGATTACCGCTGAAACCGGACACCCAGCCTTCATCACAATTGACCAAGAAGGAGGCGCTGTTTCACGGCTTGCCGAAGACTACTATAACGTGCCGGGAGCAATGGCACTGGCGGCAACCGGCGATGAAATGAACGCCTACACTGCCGGTAAAATCACGGGAGAAATTCTCCATGCACACGGCGTAAACTTTGACTTGAGTCCCGTGCTGGACGTCAATTCCAATCCGCATAATCCGGTTATCGGGGTACGTAGCTACGGAGATGACCCTACCCTTGTCGGCCGCTACGGTCTCCAGATGGTACGGGGACTCACCGCAGGAGGAGTACTCAGCACTGCAAAGCATTTTCCCGGGCACGGCGATACATCAGTCGATTCGCACCTCACGTTACCGACCGTCCGTAAATCAAGAGCGGAACTGGAAGAGATGGAAATTGCACCCTTTGCGCAGGTCATCAAAACAGGACTGCTTCCCGCAGTTACCATCTCGCATATTCTCTTTCCTGCCATCGATAAGCAATTCCCTGCAACCATCTCGAAAAAAATCGTAACCGGCTTATTAAAAGAAAAGCTCGGATTTAGCGGATTGGTTATCAGCGACTGCATGGAGATGAAGGCGATGCAAACGTACTTCGGCACCGCGGAAAGCGCTGCGGCGGCAATCAATGCAGGTATCGAACTGATTTTTATCTCCCACACCATACCGACTGCCTGCGCCGCCATCGAAACGGTAACGCGCGCCTGTGCGGAAAAGCAGATTTCTGTAGCAACCATCGAACAGGCAGCCGGAAAGATTATCGATTTAAAAAAGCAATTCAAACCCGCACAGCCGCTGTCGGAAAAAACGATGGAAGAATATCGAAAAACCATTGCAAGTCTCCGGCGCAAAACGCTGACGGGCTATCATCTCCCTGAAAGCGGATTTCCCAACCTCGGCAGCAAACCGTTTTTTACCGGCCCGCAGCCGTTCATTGTTACCAATGCGTCGAACGATGTCGATAATTCAATCAGCTTTGCACGTTCCATGCAAACCGCATTCGGCGGCGTCGGTATCGATACGTCCATCGACCCTGACGAAGCGGAAATCGCGCGAATCGTTGCGCAGGCGGAATCGGCCACCGGTATTGCCGCAGCGAGCTACAACGGACACGTAAAACAGGGACAGCTCAAATTGATCCAAGCCCTCGCCCGCCTGCATAAACCGATGATCGCCGTTGCCCTGCGCAATCCCTACGACCTCGGCTGTCTGCCCGATAACGTCTGCGGCCTCGCTGCCTATGAATACAGCAACACGGTGCTATCCTGTATCACCGAGATGCTCAAAACGAATGCCAAACCGGAAGGGCATTTCAGCGTTGCTATCCCGGAGATAATACTGAAATATCTTTAA
- a CDS encoding BrnT family toxin, which yields MPEDEGKDLKGELIIDGRFEWWSKKDAANVINHGYSFKEIEPVFNDPFFFEMYDRKHSTDTQKRYFGLGNLADKFLVLQVSFTDEERIHLITARDATPKEREMYYEHIRRLYR from the coding sequence ATGCCGGAAGACGAAGGAAAAGATTTAAAAGGCGAGTTAATCATAGACGGGCGTTTTGAATGGTGGTCAAAAAAAGATGCTGCAAATGTAATAAATCACGGTTATTCATTCAAGGAAATTGAGCCTGTTTTTAATGACCCGTTTTTCTTTGAAATGTATGATCGAAAACATTCTACAGACACACAGAAAAGATATTTCGGACTCGGAAATTTAGCTGATAAATTTCTTGTTTTACAGGTAAGTTTTACCGATGAGGAGCGTATTCACTTGATTACAGCTCGCGATGCTACACCAAAAGAACGGGAGATGTATTATGAACACATTAGAAGACTTTATCGCTAA
- a CDS encoding BrnA antitoxin family protein codes for MNTLEDFIAKCEANGKSYDEINLKDAPELTEEDFATGYFKYWKPPQKVITMRIDLDNLDWLQSVGKKNYQARLNNALRWARLNNCPVTQL; via the coding sequence ATGAACACATTAGAAGACTTTATCGCTAAATGTGAGGCGAATGGGAAGTCTTATGATGAAATTAATTTGAAAGACGCACCCGAACTGACAGAAGAAGATTTTGCAACGGGGTATTTTAAGTATTGGAAGCCGCCTCAGAAAGTGATTACAATGCGTATAGACCTTGATAATTTAGATTGGCTGCAAAGCGTAGGCAAAAAAAATTATCAAGCTCGTCTCAATAATGCATTGCGTTGGGCTCGTCTGAATAATTGTCCTGTAACGCAGCTTTGA
- a CDS encoding GNAT family N-acetyltransferase, which translates to MADMLVNLLRLPPAEELYAELQRKYDVHIRRAMTPDKFRIVEWVKEHSTLSAAGECDTCFSRIPVSCFIATRGQNILGYACYNATAPDFFGPTKVLEDEQGKGIGKALLLASLHALRNEGYAYAIIGGVGPEAFYQKTVGAVLIDGSTPGIYKDFLPKL; encoded by the coding sequence ATGGCTGATATGTTGGTAAACTTGCTCCGGCTGCCTCCGGCAGAAGAGCTTTACGCAGAATTGCAGCGGAAATACGATGTGCATATCCGGCGCGCGATGACGCCTGATAAGTTCCGAATCGTTGAATGGGTAAAAGAACATTCCACTTTAAGCGCAGCAGGCGAATGCGATACCTGCTTTTCCCGCATACCGGTGAGCTGCTTTATCGCTACCCGCGGGCAGAACATACTCGGATATGCGTGCTATAACGCAACTGCGCCCGACTTTTTCGGCCCTACAAAGGTATTGGAAGATGAACAGGGGAAAGGAATCGGCAAAGCGCTGTTGCTCGCATCGCTCCATGCCTTACGCAACGAAGGGTATGCCTATGCCATTATCGGAGGAGTAGGCCCCGAAGCCTTCTATCAAAAAACCGTCGGCGCGGTTTTAATTGATGGCTCTACCCCCGGTATTTACAAAGACTTTCTGCCCAAACTCTAG
- a CDS encoding methyltransferase domain-containing protein, which produces MSYDKNAVKEAVKEHYENLAQGSLSVHGEAEKITTSIGYAAQDLVGIPKEADLGLGCGNPQEAAKPRLNETILDLGCGRGLDCFIASKAVGKNGKVFGLDSSKTMISRASEIAVKNGFTNCEFILGEIEHIPLSDSSLDLIMSNCVINLSTDKYGVYSELYRCLRKGGRVAISDITLKAALPHEWISDPDMVKT; this is translated from the coding sequence ATGAGTTACGATAAGAATGCGGTGAAAGAAGCCGTCAAAGAGCATTACGAAAATCTGGCACAGGGAAGCCTTTCCGTACATGGTGAGGCTGAAAAGATAACGACTTCGATAGGCTATGCCGCACAAGATTTGGTCGGCATTCCGAAAGAGGCCGACCTCGGGCTCGGCTGTGGAAATCCGCAAGAAGCTGCCAAGCCCCGCTTAAACGAAACCATTCTTGACTTAGGATGCGGAAGAGGACTTGACTGCTTTATAGCGTCAAAAGCTGTCGGTAAAAACGGAAAAGTTTTCGGGCTTGACAGCTCAAAAACTATGATCAGCCGCGCTTCGGAAATCGCCGTAAAAAACGGGTTTACCAATTGCGAATTTATACTTGGCGAAATTGAACATATTCCGCTTTCCGATAGTTCCCTCGATCTCATCATGAGTAATTGCGTGATAAATTTGTCAACGGATAAATATGGAGTGTATTCAGAGCTTTACCGCTGTCTTCGCAAAGGCGGAAGAGTCGCGATTTCCGACATCACTTTAAAGGCTGCTTTGCCGCACGAATGGATCTCTGATCCCGATATGGTAAAAACGTGA
- a CDS encoding DEAD/DEAH box helicase: protein MARSKYGTTPWGAWFLRMLESYDGDGRVSRGKSYANTGKVDSLVISGNKVAARVAGHYDPWYYISLTFPRISEPNQKKLEKILTEHPADFIALGNGTMTERLVTLFEAKDIRFIPRRWSLIESDCSCPDSASLCKHIAAVLYILAKEIDHDPRLLFQLAGIDLAELRAKILPAAGNMSAEPALTVVPEQGASPADNTAADSAMDVTPAAGTAIFEIPNTDTVAAGGTIAGQVSDTALETPVTGNASTAGAQRKARQSGAAGRATKTSPLPVPSDPEYEHPVPLSLRRADEPAQDVPAELPRFPLEESFLPLISALLPPLTPFYDDDLVAAFKELYHKLIVRQNKEFELTLEQRIAVLMKSGTDCASAATLCGSSRLLYTQVRLDTAKLPKQKTAGVPAFPLQKEAALQLRVRLPNGTEAALTLVQALHLLRGVTPLTDSPDGMKAAYTVLTLGERLIAESALLPAVFLDPVTRKLAIFWKPLTSAQAVSAAIDRCASFITEAFFPQVKSWGRRYCAELLLTAFLTEYVHTTGFMPAGIRQAEQGIATLFFQGATINTKAPGMRRLPASITRWLAALYYDSNSLRFRLILEEAKKSDFQISAEVCHSEETNNRFVPFSRIADSVQLESKTVEFAIALSAYLPKLTEMIGQKSVPLTQEETAVFLRTAAPLLSRFGIEVVLPKTLQRALKPRAVFQLKRQKGAGSVQSYLSLDNLMDYDRSIMLGDTVISAKKFRALMKQSSGLVKFNDRYILVDPEHTARLLETMQHERPDINEVIQGTLTGDTVMADGAPFSYSLFRETDAAVPRTLQATLRPYQEKGFQWLYSTIKSGFGCLLGDDMGLGKTLQVIALILKLKEQGFEHSGILIAAPASLLPNWEYELHTFAPSLRCTILHGQGRRFSAKSDIHITTYQTLQRDVKKLSEKIFDCLIIDEAQAVKNTQTKNAQALRFVQAQSRIAMTGTPVENSLEDMRALFDFIIPGYLGSAETFRKKWRIPIELHGDAETAESFQKITAPFLLRRLKTDPAVISDLPEKVITPQYCRLTPEQIALYESLVETQLKSVLKTEDGIQRNALVLKLLTALKQVCNHPHVYDESFQTDIALSGKTAALMQLLGEILDAGEKTLIFSQYTQTLFLLRKLIHEQFGDEPLLLHGQMPLTARKDAVESFQTDPAQRIFLISLKAGGTGLNLTAATRVIHFDLWYNPAIEDQATDRAFRIGQHNTVFVSRFICAGTFEEKIDEMIQKKRHISQMTLSGGESWIGKMSNEELAELFQ from the coding sequence ATGGCACGCAGTAAGTACGGAACAACGCCGTGGGGCGCATGGTTTTTACGGATGCTCGAAAGTTATGACGGCGACGGGCGGGTGTCGCGGGGGAAAAGTTATGCGAATACCGGCAAGGTAGACTCCCTTGTGATTAGCGGCAATAAAGTTGCTGCCCGTGTCGCGGGGCATTACGACCCGTGGTACTATATTTCGCTCACCTTTCCCCGTATTTCCGAGCCGAATCAAAAAAAATTGGAAAAAATCTTAACGGAGCATCCCGCCGACTTCATCGCGTTGGGAAACGGTACGATGACGGAACGTCTTGTAACGCTCTTTGAGGCAAAGGATATACGGTTTATTCCCCGCCGCTGGAGCCTTATCGAAAGCGATTGTTCCTGTCCCGACTCAGCCTCTCTGTGTAAACACATCGCTGCGGTGCTGTATATACTCGCGAAAGAAATCGACCACGATCCGCGGCTCCTCTTTCAGCTTGCGGGAATCGATCTTGCCGAACTGCGGGCAAAAATACTGCCCGCCGCAGGGAATATGTCCGCCGAACCGGCTCTAACCGTCGTACCGGAGCAGGGCGCATCACCGGCGGATAATACGGCGGCGGATTCCGCAATGGATGTTACACCGGCGGCAGGTACTGCGATATTTGAAATACCAAATACTGATACGGTTGCTGCCGGTGGAACAATAGCCGGTCAAGTATCCGATACCGCGCTTGAAACACCGGTAACCGGTAATGCCTCAACTGCCGGAGCGCAAAGGAAAGCGAGGCAATCCGGCGCGGCGGGTAGGGCAACTAAAACATCGCCCCTTCCGGTGCCGTCAGACCCTGAATACGAACATCCGGTGCCGCTATCCCTGCGCCGTGCGGATGAGCCTGCACAGGACGTACCGGCGGAGCTTCCCCGCTTTCCGCTTGAAGAATCGTTTTTACCGCTGATTTCCGCGCTGCTTCCGCCGCTTACACCCTTCTATGATGATGACTTGGTTGCAGCCTTTAAAGAGCTATATCATAAACTAATTGTCCGGCAGAACAAAGAATTCGAGTTGACGCTTGAGCAGCGGATTGCCGTTTTAATGAAATCCGGTACGGACTGCGCCTCGGCGGCAACGCTGTGCGGTTCAAGCCGCCTTTTGTACACGCAGGTTCGGCTCGATACGGCAAAACTGCCGAAGCAAAAAACGGCAGGCGTTCCGGCTTTTCCCTTGCAGAAAGAAGCAGCGTTGCAGCTCCGCGTGCGGCTTCCGAACGGTACGGAGGCGGCGCTGACACTCGTGCAAGCACTTCACCTCCTGCGCGGCGTTACGCCCCTTACGGATTCTCCTGACGGTATGAAGGCGGCATATACGGTACTGACACTCGGAGAGCGGCTCATCGCCGAATCCGCACTGCTGCCGGCGGTGTTTCTCGATCCGGTAACGCGGAAACTGGCGATATTTTGGAAGCCGCTGACTTCGGCGCAGGCTGTTTCCGCAGCAATCGACCGCTGCGCTTCCTTTATTACCGAAGCATTTTTTCCGCAAGTTAAGAGCTGGGGCAGGCGGTACTGCGCCGAACTGCTACTGACGGCGTTCCTCACCGAATATGTACATACTACCGGTTTTATGCCCGCCGGTATCCGCCAAGCGGAACAGGGAATTGCGACTCTCTTTTTCCAAGGCGCGACTATCAATACGAAGGCGCCGGGTATGCGCCGCCTTCCCGCATCGATTACCCGCTGGCTTGCCGCGCTCTACTACGACAGCAACAGCCTCCGTTTTCGGCTCATTTTAGAGGAAGCGAAAAAATCCGACTTTCAGATTTCCGCCGAGGTTTGCCACAGCGAAGAAACGAACAACCGGTTCGTACCGTTTTCCCGTATCGCCGACTCCGTACAGCTGGAAAGCAAAACGGTGGAGTTCGCGATTGCGCTTTCCGCATATCTGCCGAAATTAACGGAGATGATCGGGCAAAAGTCGGTTCCGCTTACGCAGGAAGAGACGGCGGTGTTTTTACGGACGGCGGCGCCGCTCCTCTCCCGTTTTGGGATAGAGGTCGTGCTGCCTAAGACATTGCAGCGGGCGCTGAAACCGCGGGCGGTGTTCCAGCTGAAACGACAAAAGGGAGCCGGCTCCGTACAGTCGTACCTCAGCCTTGATAACCTGATGGACTATGACCGCAGCATTATGCTCGGCGATACCGTAATCAGCGCCAAGAAATTCCGCGCATTGATGAAGCAGAGCAGCGGTTTGGTGAAATTTAACGACCGCTACATCCTTGTCGATCCCGAACACACGGCGCGTCTTCTCGAAACCATGCAGCACGAAAGACCCGATATCAACGAGGTCATACAAGGGACGCTGACCGGAGATACCGTAATGGCGGACGGCGCGCCGTTTTCTTATTCGCTCTTTCGGGAAACGGATGCCGCAGTGCCCCGCACATTGCAGGCAACGCTCCGGCCGTATCAGGAAAAAGGTTTTCAGTGGCTCTATTCTACCATTAAAAGCGGTTTCGGCTGTCTATTGGGTGATGATATGGGGCTCGGCAAAACGCTGCAAGTTATCGCCCTCATTCTCAAATTGAAAGAACAAGGCTTTGAGCATAGCGGCATCCTTATCGCGGCTCCGGCAAGTCTTTTGCCGAACTGGGAATATGAGCTGCACACCTTTGCTCCGTCGCTGCGTTGTACAATCTTGCACGGACAGGGGCGGCGGTTTTCAGCAAAGTCTGACATTCATATTACGACGTATCAGACCCTCCAGCGGGATGTAAAAAAACTTTCTGAAAAGATCTTTGACTGCCTTATCATCGACGAAGCGCAGGCGGTTAAAAATACGCAGACCAAAAACGCCCAAGCGCTCAGGTTCGTGCAGGCACAGTCCCGCATCGCGATGACCGGTACGCCGGTTGAAAACAGTCTTGAGGATATGCGCGCCTTGTTCGATTTTATCATCCCGGGCTATCTCGGCTCTGCGGAAACCTTCCGTAAAAAATGGCGCATACCCATCGAGCTGCACGGCGATGCGGAGACTGCGGAATCATTCCAAAAAATTACTGCGCCGTTTTTACTCCGTCGCCTTAAAACCGACCCTGCCGTTATTTCCGACTTACCGGAAAAAGTGATTACGCCGCAATACTGCCGTCTGACGCCGGAGCAAATTGCGCTGTACGAAAGCCTTGTTGAAACGCAGCTGAAAAGCGTGTTGAAGACGGAAGATGGGATTCAGCGGAATGCGTTGGTACTGAAACTGCTGACCGCCTTAAAGCAGGTGTGCAACCATCCCCATGTCTACGACGAAAGCTTTCAGACCGATATCGCGCTTTCCGGAAAAACCGCCGCGCTGATGCAGCTGCTCGGCGAAATATTGGACGCCGGCGAAAAGACCTTAATTTTCAGCCAATACACGCAAACGCTCTTTTTACTGCGGAAGCTGATACATGAGCAATTCGGCGATGAGCCGCTCCTCTTGCACGGACAGATGCCGCTTACCGCACGGAAAGACGCAGTCGAATCGTTCCAAACCGATCCGGCACAGCGCATCTTTCTTATTTCGCTCAAGGCAGGCGGTACCGGCTTGAACCTTACCGCTGCGACCCGCGTTATCCACTTTGACCTCTGGTACAACCCTGCGATAGAAGATCAGGCGACCGACCGCGCATTCCGAATCGGGCAGCACAACACCGTATTTGTGTCCCGTTTTATCTGCGCCGGTACCTTTGAAGAAAAAATCGACGAGATGATTCAAAAGAAGCGGCATATTTCTCAGATGACCTTGAGCGGCGGCGAATCGTGGATCGGCAAGATGAGCAATGAAGAACTTGCCGAGTTGTTTCAGTAA